The following proteins are co-located in the Sporolactobacillus pectinivorans genome:
- the rpsF gene encoding 30S ribosomal protein S6: MRKYEIMYILRPDLEEDQEKAVNEKLASILTDNGAEINEVKEMGKRRLAYEITDFNTGVYFVLYVNAGSPAINEFDRLVKINDDVIRFMIIKDERKPEEVK; encoded by the coding sequence GTGCGCAAATATGAAATCATGTACATTCTTCGTCCAGATCTGGAAGAGGATCAGGAAAAAGCAGTTAATGAAAAGCTGGCTTCGATTCTGACGGATAATGGCGCCGAGATAAATGAAGTGAAGGAAATGGGTAAGCGCCGCTTAGCCTATGAAATCACGGATTTTAATACCGGTGTGTACTTTGTCCTGTATGTTAACGCAGGAAGCCCGGCAATCAATGAGTTTGACCGTCTTGTGAAAATCAATGATGACGTGATCCGTTTCATGATCATTAAAGATGAACGCAAACCGGAAGAAGTAAAATAA
- the ssb gene encoding single-stranded DNA-binding protein translates to MINRVVLVGRLTKNPELRYTPNGVAVASFTIAVNRPFSNQQGDRETDFIPVVVWRRQAENAANFLTKGSLTGVDGRIQTRNYENNEGRRVYVTEVIADSVQFLEPKGTRHTDGNDFGNGAPAPSGGNNSFAPQTGNRPNAGTNSNNNQNAPSFEDPFANDSKPIDISDDDLPF, encoded by the coding sequence TTGATTAATCGGGTCGTTCTCGTCGGACGATTAACAAAAAATCCGGAACTTCGCTACACACCCAATGGGGTTGCAGTTGCAAGTTTTACTATTGCCGTCAATCGCCCGTTTTCAAATCAGCAGGGTGATCGTGAAACGGACTTTATTCCTGTTGTCGTCTGGCGCAGACAGGCAGAAAATGCAGCTAACTTCCTGACAAAAGGAAGCTTGACGGGTGTTGACGGGCGAATTCAGACGCGGAATTATGAGAATAATGAAGGGCGCAGGGTATATGTCACGGAGGTCATTGCTGATAGCGTGCAATTTCTTGAACCAAAAGGAACAAGACACACTGACGGAAATGACTTCGGCAACGGGGCGCCTGCACCTTCAGGCGGGAATAATAGTTTTGCCCCGCAGACCGGTAACCGCCCGAATGCCGGTACAAACAGCAACAACAATCAGAATGCCCCTTCTTTTGAAGATCCTTTTGCAAATGACAGTAAGCCTATCGATATCTCGGATGATGACCTTCCATTCTAA
- the rpsR gene encoding 30S ribosomal protein S18 codes for MAVRRSRGKRRKVCYFTVNHITYIDYKDVDLLRRFISERGKILPRRVTGTSAKYQRQLTRAIKRSRQMALLPYTQE; via the coding sequence ATGGCAGTACGCCGGTCACGCGGTAAACGCCGCAAAGTATGCTATTTTACAGTTAATCACATTACTTATATTGATTATAAGGATGTTGATTTGCTGAGACGCTTTATTTCAGAACGCGGGAAAATTTTGCCTCGCCGTGTTACAGGAACGAGCGCAAAATATCAGCGTCAGCTGACGAGAGCAATCAAACGCTCACGTCAGATGGCTTTACTTCCATATACACAGGAATAA
- a CDS encoding DUF6044 family protein produces MKPGHLKESAGLPVKEKWLLIAAMIMIAIYLAPMFILGENAHIRIVDNMDSNIAWYQVLKNSGELFGSVHSQIPQIINGQLSRNAFGSQFSLIVLLHAILPPMLAYSICQLISRFFAFLGMYLLLRDHFVKNRDSSPIRVLVALAFALTPFWPSGMLSTLGMPLALWAFLNIRAHHASWKEWLTICLLPFYSSFELGFFFFLTLMAMFWMRDWIVKKKFNLIFIFSIALMTAIYFFVEYRLVASLLLPGPLTNRDDFVESTSSLWHVLILSIENFIVGHDQVMTVHQYVILPFICIVLWQIIKPGTGERLLNKRFLQLLFLNVLLSVWFAFWFYKGWAPLKAKISILRTFNFSRYHYLHPLFIYLMFAMGALICWQKGKRWKRFVEIVLVLQIIVLFLYNPEIEFHDQPSFKQFYASQQFSAIAKYIGKPKSSYRVASIGLHPAIAQFNGFYTLDTYNNFYPLTYKQAFRKIISKELDKNPSIRAYFDNWGGRCYLFTAELGENYDFRKNSHVKIHHLQLNIGQFKKMGGNYIFSAVPIVNARQDGLHFLKSFNSKESAWKIYLYGTS; encoded by the coding sequence ATGAAACCGGGCCATTTAAAAGAAAGTGCTGGTTTGCCAGTTAAAGAGAAGTGGCTGCTGATCGCGGCTATGATCATGATTGCGATCTATCTGGCACCAATGTTCATACTTGGAGAAAATGCGCACATCCGAATTGTGGATAATATGGATTCAAATATTGCATGGTATCAGGTGCTAAAAAACAGTGGTGAATTGTTCGGTTCCGTCCATTCCCAAATACCTCAAATTATCAATGGCCAGCTTTCCCGGAATGCTTTCGGTTCACAGTTCAGCCTTATTGTACTGCTGCACGCGATCCTGCCACCAATGCTTGCCTATTCCATATGTCAGCTGATTTCGAGGTTTTTTGCGTTTTTAGGGATGTATTTGTTGTTGAGGGATCATTTTGTCAAAAACAGGGATAGTTCCCCGATCAGAGTGCTCGTGGCACTTGCTTTTGCATTGACGCCGTTCTGGCCTTCCGGCATGCTGAGCACCCTTGGTATGCCACTTGCATTGTGGGCCTTTCTCAATATAAGGGCGCACCATGCTTCTTGGAAAGAATGGCTGACTATTTGCCTCTTGCCTTTTTATTCCAGTTTTGAGCTCGGATTTTTCTTCTTTTTAACGCTAATGGCAATGTTCTGGATGAGAGACTGGATCGTCAAAAAAAAGTTCAATCTAATATTTATATTTTCCATCGCACTGATGACGGCCATCTACTTCTTTGTTGAATACAGATTAGTTGCCTCGCTGCTTCTGCCTGGACCGCTGACGAACAGAGATGATTTTGTTGAATCAACATCGAGTTTATGGCATGTCCTGATACTCTCAATAGAAAATTTTATTGTCGGCCATGATCAGGTCATGACGGTTCATCAGTACGTCATTCTGCCCTTTATTTGCATTGTCTTGTGGCAGATAATCAAGCCCGGCACAGGGGAACGGTTGCTCAATAAGCGTTTTCTTCAACTGCTCTTTCTGAATGTGCTGCTGTCCGTGTGGTTTGCTTTCTGGTTTTATAAGGGCTGGGCACCGCTTAAAGCAAAGATCAGTATCCTTAGAACATTCAACTTTTCAAGATATCACTACCTTCACCCTCTGTTCATTTATCTGATGTTTGCAATGGGAGCACTCATATGCTGGCAAAAGGGGAAGAGATGGAAGAGATTTGTTGAAATCGTGCTTGTTTTGCAGATTATCGTGCTGTTCCTTTATAACCCGGAAATTGAGTTTCACGACCAGCCGTCTTTCAAGCAGTTCTATGCTAGTCAGCAGTTCAGTGCGATTGCTAAATATATAGGAAAGCCCAAATCGAGCTATCGTGTGGCCAGTATTGGTTTGCATCCGGCGATCGCTCAATTTAATGGATTTTATACGCTGGATACGTACAATAATTTTTACCCGCTCACATATAAGCAGGCCTTCCGAAAAATCATTTCTAAAGAACTGGACAAAAATCCAAGCATCCGGGCCTATTTTGATAATTGGGGTGGCAGATGCTATCTTTTTACCGCTGAATTGGGAGAGAATTATGATTTTCGCAAGAATTCCCATGTGAAGATCCACCATCTGCAACTCAATATTGGCCAGTTTAAAAAGATGGGCGGGAATTATATTTTTTCCGCGGTTCCGATCGTCAATGCAAGGCAAGACGGTTTGCATTTCCTTAAGTCATTTAACAGTAAAGAGTCTGCATGGAAGATCTATCTGTATGGGACGAGTTAA
- a CDS encoding DUF420 domain-containing protein encodes MKQTLNTQGASHPKPKSDKNYAVLIITVAILANIVILLLFFAPFIGYHGKISRSVYVLPKLNAVFNSFTFIFLVCALIAIKMKKINLHRGFILAAFSTTALFLLSYLSFHYLAPAPHYGGVGLIRPIYFFILITHSTLAASVVFLAPFALVWGWTMQISKHRKIVRWTMPIWLYVSLTGVIVYLMMAPYY; translated from the coding sequence ATGAAGCAAACGCTAAACACCCAGGGCGCCAGTCATCCAAAACCGAAAAGCGATAAGAATTACGCTGTGCTTATCATCACAGTCGCTATCCTCGCCAACATTGTCATATTGCTGCTTTTCTTTGCGCCTTTTATTGGCTATCATGGCAAAATCAGCCGTAGCGTCTATGTGCTTCCCAAGCTGAATGCCGTATTTAACAGCTTTACATTTATCTTTCTTGTCTGCGCACTGATTGCCATTAAAATGAAAAAAATCAATCTGCATCGTGGTTTTATATTGGCCGCATTTTCGACAACTGCTCTTTTTCTGCTTTCGTATCTTTCTTTCCACTATCTCGCACCGGCACCTCATTACGGCGGCGTGGGACTGATCAGGCCAATCTACTTTTTTATTCTGATTACGCATAGCACTCTAGCTGCAAGCGTCGTTTTTCTTGCTCCGTTCGCGCTTGTGTGGGGCTGGACCATGCAGATCAGCAAGCATAGGAAAATTGTACGCTGGACGATGCCGATCTGGCTTTATGTCAGCCTGACCGGGGTTATCGTTTATTTAATGATGGCACCCTATTATTAA
- a CDS encoding HD domain-containing protein, translating to MGIHKYFQSLSDLEGIYRCPGVFKYQEHSVASHSFKVATIAQFLATVEDQNGQSVDWKKVYERAINHDYSELFTGDIKTPVKYALPKLRELFSQVEGSMTQEFLDKEIPSEFRKVYEERFKEGKDHSLEGKILSVADKIDLLYEAYGEIQKGNPEPLFFQIYKEALESILIFKDLISVQYFIRVILKEMIDEETKSHTYIKSITNKLLSKVSAD from the coding sequence ATGGGTATCCACAAATATTTTCAAAGCTTATCTGACCTGGAGGGCATTTACCGCTGTCCAGGTGTTTTTAAATACCAGGAACATTCCGTTGCCAGCCACTCATTTAAAGTTGCAACCATTGCACAGTTTCTTGCAACTGTTGAAGATCAGAACGGACAATCCGTTGACTGGAAAAAGGTCTATGAACGAGCCATTAACCATGATTATTCAGAACTTTTTACCGGCGATATAAAAACTCCGGTTAAATACGCCTTGCCGAAACTCCGGGAACTGTTTTCACAGGTGGAAGGCTCAATGACTCAGGAATTTCTTGATAAAGAAATTCCATCGGAGTTCCGCAAAGTTTATGAAGAACGCTTCAAAGAGGGCAAAGATCATTCACTGGAAGGTAAAATTCTGTCGGTTGCAGATAAGATTGATCTGCTTTATGAGGCTTATGGCGAAATTCAGAAAGGTAACCCTGAACCTCTTTTTTTCCAGATCTACAAAGAGGCCTTGGAATCTATTCTGATATTCAAAGACCTGATTTCCGTGCAGTATTTCATAAGGGTCATCCTTAAAGAAATGATTGATGAAGAAACTAAATCACACACCTATATTAAATCAATTACAAATAAACTTCTTTCCAAAGTTTCTGCGGATTGA
- a CDS encoding chemotaxis protein CheW, producing MSLETTDLEALTLHTGNRSVGILISAVSEIIEPVPVVSVPLTHPFFSGFISLRNQILPLIRLSEVLQAGSNASLIKEDRKFVICSAESGSVALDIDAVGDTYVFQSGQIAADGDVSQFFNSEVQLQDGELPLLDIKELIDFIQTQNTRIRNEAGLAQND from the coding sequence ATGTCTTTAGAAACAACGGATCTGGAAGCACTCACTCTCCATACCGGCAATCGTTCGGTTGGTATCCTGATCAGTGCTGTCAGCGAAATTATTGAACCTGTGCCCGTGGTATCTGTTCCATTAACCCACCCTTTCTTCTCAGGTTTTATATCATTAAGAAATCAAATTCTGCCGCTGATTCGTCTTTCCGAAGTCCTTCAGGCTGGAAGCAATGCTTCTCTGATTAAAGAGGACAGGAAATTCGTGATTTGTTCAGCGGAATCCGGAAGTGTCGCCCTCGATATCGATGCTGTTGGAGACACTTATGTGTTCCAGTCGGGGCAGATTGCCGCTGACGGTGACGTGTCTCAGTTTTTCAACTCAGAAGTCCAGCTACAGGATGGTGAGCTGCCTCTGCTTGATATAAAGGAACTAATTGATTTTATTCAGACCCAGAACACCAGGATTCGAAACGAAGCGGGTCTGGCTCAGAATGATTGA
- a CDS encoding cation diffusion facilitator family transporter: MAYESAQALFVAWISLISNFFLTLIKIGCGVLFHSTALIADGVHNGGDVIGSVAAIGSMKLSNHPADREHPYGHGKAEDISTAFIATILTGAAAFLIFEAIRALFDPATEVSVWALSAAIISTAWKWVLYVYTHRAAKKYHSKSLEATASDHLADIYASFAAAIGLSIGWVGEILNIPYSHFSDPIAGIVVSLLVLRIAIMMMIKSTNVLMESSVDELKQEEYKEVFLSFPQVKKIDILRAREHGNSILIDAQIRLPASYNIQEGDDITEEIRQKVMTRFPDVEEVLIHINPWYEGKEIVEPDSVPRLKK, from the coding sequence ATGGCTTATGAAAGTGCACAAGCGCTGTTTGTTGCCTGGATCAGCCTTATCAGCAATTTTTTTCTGACCTTAATCAAAATCGGATGCGGCGTGCTTTTTCATAGTACCGCGCTGATTGCTGATGGTGTGCATAATGGCGGAGATGTGATTGGCTCTGTCGCCGCCATTGGCTCAATGAAATTGTCCAATCATCCTGCGGATAGAGAGCACCCTTATGGCCACGGAAAAGCGGAGGACATCTCCACCGCATTTATTGCGACTATCTTGACCGGAGCAGCCGCTTTCCTGATTTTCGAAGCGATCCGTGCTTTGTTCGACCCTGCTACTGAGGTCAGCGTATGGGCGCTCAGCGCCGCTATAATATCTACAGCGTGGAAATGGGTGCTTTATGTATACACACACCGTGCAGCAAAAAAGTATCACAGCAAGAGTCTCGAGGCAACCGCTTCAGACCATCTGGCAGATATTTATGCCTCATTCGCTGCTGCCATTGGACTGAGCATTGGTTGGGTCGGGGAAATTCTGAATATACCTTATTCACACTTCAGCGATCCGATTGCCGGCATTGTTGTCTCTCTCCTTGTTCTCAGAATTGCCATCATGATGATGATCAAGTCGACCAATGTACTCATGGAAAGCAGCGTCGACGAGTTAAAGCAGGAAGAGTATAAGGAAGTGTTTCTTTCATTTCCACAGGTGAAAAAAATTGATATCCTGCGTGCACGGGAACACGGTAATTCAATTCTGATCGATGCGCAAATCCGTCTTCCTGCGTCCTACAATATTCAGGAAGGTGATGACATAACGGAAGAAATCAGACAAAAAGTGATGACCAGATTTCCTGATGTAGAAGAAGTATTGATCCATATCAATCCATGGTATGAGGGTAAAGAGATCGTTGAGCCCGACTCAGTCCCCCGCCTAAAAAAATAA
- a CDS encoding YybS family protein, which produces MKDKNARIGGALTVILLFVLLWVTLYVPLASAVSVWLIPLPLMYAVSKSGWRYGSMLLVLGIVFLLLIQRDLSMLFPIFFIILGFVMGETIRLKKSAFAVLLTGSLANIMMLILCLAGAVLIFDFNPVVETKTAIERSLESMVGQAGPLLHQNAGTLLSMYKSYLNYLGNIAPSLIVMIGVVYASIIEWISLPILRRFRIKVPEWVPFRRWQVPKSVVWIYLIALLLIQTGLTTDGDPLFIMAINIAFVMQILLAIQGLSFIFYFASHRRLPVIVPAIVTVAVIIFSFLLLQLVTLLGIIDLGFDLRKRLDKKK; this is translated from the coding sequence ATGAAAGATAAAAACGCTCGTATTGGCGGAGCGCTGACCGTCATTCTTTTGTTTGTTTTACTTTGGGTCACTCTTTATGTCCCACTTGCATCGGCTGTTTCAGTCTGGTTGATTCCTCTGCCGCTGATGTATGCTGTGTCAAAGTCCGGATGGCGTTATGGAAGTATGCTGCTCGTTTTAGGCATAGTATTTCTGCTCCTGATTCAGCGGGATCTGAGTATGCTCTTTCCTATTTTCTTTATCATATTGGGCTTTGTAATGGGTGAAACCATTCGTTTGAAAAAATCTGCTTTTGCAGTGCTGCTTACAGGCAGCTTGGCGAACATTATGATGCTTATTCTCTGTTTAGCTGGCGCAGTGCTTATTTTTGACTTTAACCCCGTTGTTGAAACAAAAACAGCGATTGAAAGGTCTCTTGAGTCAATGGTTGGCCAGGCAGGCCCTTTGCTGCATCAGAATGCCGGAACGCTGCTCAGTATGTACAAAAGCTACCTTAATTATTTGGGCAATATCGCGCCCTCGTTAATTGTAATGATTGGCGTTGTTTATGCATCCATTATTGAATGGATCAGTCTTCCGATACTTAGGAGGTTCCGAATCAAAGTTCCGGAGTGGGTGCCGTTCAGGCGCTGGCAGGTACCAAAAAGTGTAGTCTGGATTTATCTGATTGCGCTTCTGCTGATTCAGACCGGATTAACAACTGACGGAGATCCACTCTTCATCATGGCGATCAATATTGCTTTTGTGATGCAGATACTGCTTGCTATTCAGGGGCTGAGTTTCATTTTTTATTTCGCATCGCATCGACGGCTTCCGGTGATCGTTCCGGCTATTGTGACCGTTGCAGTCATTATCTTCAGTTTCTTACTGCTGCAGCTGGTCACATTATTAGGTATAATTGATCTTGGTTTTGATCTTCGGAAGCGGTTGGATAAAAAGAAGTAG